Proteins from a genomic interval of Nitrospirota bacterium:
- a CDS encoding amidohydrolase, whose protein sequence is MEVDFLITGDYVVTMEPQVEPIVNGAVAVSGGVITEVGTLEALSKKYQPGRILGGKGRAVIPGLINTHTHAAMVYFRGLADDLPLKEWLEGYIWPAEGKWLSDEFVADAITLACLEMMLNGITMYNDMYFFKESIARTTRDMGMRVVLGAGILDFPTASAQNADEYLSKAEIFIKDWLSADSLITPAVSPHAPYTCSPDTLLKAKRLSERYGVLLHTHLSETRHEVDDIIKLYGRPPVEHLSALGVLDNTVIAAHCVWVSDKEIELLSESGVSVSHCVESNLKLASGIAPVVPMLKKGVNVTFGTDGAASNNDLDIFTEMSIAARLHKAVNNDPTVLTAKDALTMATISGAKALGKSETLGSIKAGKLADLVILNLDKPHLTPFYDIYSLIVYSMRASDVDSVMINGKLTVENKVCLMKDEQEIIEKARWWKDRIAVETKN, encoded by the coding sequence ATTGAGGTAGATTTTTTAATCACCGGCGATTATGTTGTCACTATGGAACCGCAAGTTGAACCGATAGTAAACGGGGCGGTTGCCGTATCCGGCGGTGTAATAACTGAGGTCGGCACACTTGAAGCTCTTTCTAAAAAATATCAACCCGGCAGGATTTTGGGCGGTAAGGGTAGGGCGGTAATTCCAGGCCTTATAAACACTCACACTCATGCAGCCATGGTTTACTTTAGAGGGCTTGCCGATGATTTACCCCTTAAGGAATGGCTTGAGGGTTACATTTGGCCTGCCGAGGGCAAATGGTTAAGCGATGAGTTTGTAGCCGATGCAATAACCCTTGCCTGTCTTGAGATGATGTTAAACGGAATAACCATGTATAATGATATGTATTTCTTTAAAGAGAGCATAGCAAGAACGACAAGAGATATGGGAATGAGGGTGGTTTTGGGTGCCGGCATTTTAGATTTTCCAACGGCCTCGGCTCAAAATGCCGATGAATATCTGAGTAAGGCCGAAATTTTCATAAAAGACTGGCTATCCGCAGACAGCCTTATAACTCCGGCAGTATCCCCACATGCTCCATATACCTGTAGTCCGGACACACTTTTGAAAGCAAAGAGACTATCTGAGCGTTACGGTGTTTTGCTTCATACGCATCTTTCAGAGACCCGGCATGAGGTAGATGACATAATAAAACTCTACGGGAGGCCTCCTGTAGAGCATCTAAGCGCATTAGGCGTACTGGATAATACGGTTATAGCAGCCCATTGTGTATGGGTAAGTGATAAAGAGATAGAGCTACTTTCAGAGTCAGGTGTTAGTGTGTCGCACTGTGTGGAGAGTAACCTTAAGCTTGCCTCAGGTATTGCTCCGGTAGTGCCAATGCTCAAAAAAGGTGTAAACGTAACTTTCGGAACGGATGGCGCTGCAAGTAACAATGACCTCGATATTTTTACCGAGATGTCAATAGCGGCAAGGCTTCACAAGGCTGTAAACAATGACCCAACGGTGCTTACCGCTAAGGATGCCCTCACAATGGCAACAATATCGGGAGCTAAAGCACTTGGAAAATCAGAAACCCTTGGCAGCATTAAGGCTGGTAAACTTGCCGATTTGGTAATACTGAACCTCGATAAACCTCATCTTACACCTTTTTATGATATTTACTCCCTTATTGTCTATTCAATGAGGGCATCAGATGTTGACTCTGTTATGATAAACGGAAAACTTACGGTTGAAAACAAGGTTTGTCTCATGAAAGATGAGCAGGAGATAATAGAAAAGGCAAGATGGTGGAAAGACAGGATTGCCGTAGAAACCAAAAACTGA
- a CDS encoding 30S ribosomal protein S21 codes for MPMVNVKDSDSFELALKRFKKQCEKEGILSEIKRREHYEKPSIRKKKKIIAARKKAAKRVSVSQ; via the coding sequence ATGCCCATGGTAAATGTCAAGGATAGTGATTCCTTTGAGCTTGCTCTTAAGCGGTTTAAGAAGCAGTGCGAAAAGGAAGGGATCCTGTCTGAGATAAAAAGGAGAGAACACTACGAAAAACCAAGCATCAGAAAAAAGAAAAAGATAATAGCAGCCAGGAAGAAAGCTGCTAAACGCGTGTCTGTATCACAGTAA
- a CDS encoding DNA primase, producing the protein MDLQRVRDDIKSRLDIVDVISKYVNLKRSGANFKGLCPFHSEKTSSFTVSPVRQVFHCFGCGAGGDIFTFVMKEEGLAYLDALKQLAEQAGVKIDSNFYPQGMGTEGRQEYLNIHAEAREFFRAIFKKSEKANSYLRLRGLSDESLDEFSIGFAPDSKDMLYKHLKSRGHLDGKILETSLVSIRENMPFDVFRRRIMFPIDTAKGQTIAFGGRALDDVPPKYLNSSETPLFKKKRTLYGLSQAYDAISKARSVVIVEGYLDVIMCHQYGIKNVVAPLGTALSEEHATLLKRSADEVTVLFDGDEAGVRAARRAISLISKKGLIAKGVVIPGKNDPDSLLRQDGQPALAGLLSQSMGFVDFMLFTGGNGIENLREIYRTIEDVEDTVLRGRLITELSKKGAISETTLRDSVKSRTTNQNKEITVQSYNRLIDEEILFNAYMGFEDVRGTIAADLDLGMLENSTLKKVFSGLFEGQLNPTNDSILAVCTEEEISYITSLMVQPYVDTENVVQNVSDCLKNMKKKIYLRTIAEINGKIKMAENLNNTETISVLQAELLRLNRLIKTSKEN; encoded by the coding sequence ATGGACCTGCAAAGAGTCAGAGACGATATAAAGTCCCGTTTAGACATAGTGGATGTAATTTCAAAATATGTGAATTTGAAAAGATCCGGGGCTAATTTCAAGGGGTTGTGTCCGTTTCACAGTGAAAAGACATCCTCATTTACGGTAAGTCCAGTAAGGCAGGTGTTTCATTGCTTCGGATGCGGCGCAGGCGGAGACATCTTCACATTTGTCATGAAAGAGGAGGGACTTGCCTACCTTGATGCCCTTAAGCAGTTGGCAGAGCAGGCAGGGGTCAAAATTGACAGCAATTTTTATCCGCAAGGAATGGGTACGGAGGGCAGACAGGAGTATCTCAATATTCACGCGGAGGCCAGGGAGTTTTTTCGGGCAATTTTTAAGAAATCAGAGAAGGCCAACAGTTATCTGCGTCTAAGAGGGTTAAGCGATGAGAGTTTAGATGAGTTCTCAATAGGTTTTGCTCCTGATAGTAAGGATATGCTCTATAAGCACCTAAAGAGCCGCGGCCATCTGGATGGTAAGATACTTGAGACCTCTTTGGTAAGTATAAGGGAAAATATGCCTTTTGATGTTTTCAGAAGGAGAATAATGTTTCCTATAGATACAGCTAAAGGGCAGACGATAGCCTTTGGCGGCAGAGCTCTCGATGATGTTCCTCCCAAATATTTAAATTCCTCAGAAACACCACTGTTTAAAAAGAAGAGGACACTCTATGGCCTCAGCCAGGCTTATGATGCAATCTCTAAAGCCAGATCGGTAGTCATAGTGGAGGGGTATCTGGACGTAATAATGTGTCATCAGTATGGGATTAAAAATGTGGTGGCGCCACTTGGCACTGCGCTTTCTGAGGAGCATGCCACACTGTTAAAACGCAGTGCCGATGAAGTTACTGTGCTTTTTGACGGGGATGAGGCCGGAGTGAGAGCTGCAAGGCGTGCAATATCACTGATAAGCAAGAAGGGGTTGATAGCTAAAGGAGTGGTAATACCCGGGAAAAATGATCCTGACAGCCTCCTTAGGCAAGACGGTCAACCTGCCCTTGCCGGACTGCTCTCCCAGTCAATGGGGTTTGTTGACTTTATGCTTTTTACCGGAGGCAACGGGATAGAAAATCTCAGAGAGATATACCGGACAATAGAGGATGTTGAGGATACGGTTTTAAGGGGCAGACTGATTACAGAGTTATCAAAAAAGGGTGCAATTTCTGAGACAACGTTAAGAGACTCCGTAAAAAGCCGCACCACAAACCAAAATAAAGAAATAACCGTACAAAGTTATAACCGCCTGATAGATGAGGAAATTCTATTTAATGCTTATATGGGGTTTGAGGATGTGCGAGGGACGATAGCAGCCGATTTAGATTTGGGTATGCTTGAAAACTCAACCTTAAAGAAGGTCTTTTCCGGATTGTTTGAAGGACAACTTAACCCCACAAATGACAGTATCCTGGCAGTATGTACTGAGGAGGAAATCTCCTACATAACGTCTCTTATGGTACAGCCTTATGTTGACACAGAAAATGTTGTACAAAATGTGTCTGACTGCCTGAAAAATATGAAGAAAAAAATTTATTTAAGAACCATAGCGGAAATAAACGGTAAAATAAAAATGGCAGAAAACCTAAACAATACTGAAACAATCTCGGTTTTGCAGGCTGAACTTTTAAGATTAAACAGATTAATAAAAACAAGTAAGGAAAATTAA
- a CDS encoding MFS transporter — translation MRMEKDRKIFGVGKNVFLTGLVSFFMDVSSEMIYPLVPLFLANVLGVNKSVIGLIEGIAESTASLLKVFSGWFSDRVGNRKWLMAAGYAISTLSRPIVALATGWHHVMGFRIIDRFGKGIRTSPRDAIIAESSDSSNLGRAFSFHRSMDTMGAVVGPALAFFLLGLLSNDYRKVFWISMIPGVITVLLIIFFITEKKKPTALSVEKPKLTFKHFDWRFKYFTTIAALFAIGNSSDVFLILRAQQVGVSTVMIPVVYLIFNIVYSLSAIPAGIAADRFGAKRVILIGFVLFAILYYGFAIAESTTAIWILFAFYGLFMGLTEGIQKAFLATIIPQDFKATAFGVYNTVVGLAMLPASLIGGGLWDHVSPSATFYFGAITAALSSLLFIAFISAIKKDAKRSDMCQRN, via the coding sequence ATGCGTATGGAAAAGGACAGAAAGATATTCGGTGTCGGGAAAAATGTTTTTTTAACTGGGCTTGTCAGCTTTTTTATGGATGTCAGCTCAGAGATGATCTACCCCCTTGTTCCGCTTTTTTTAGCAAATGTTCTCGGAGTAAACAAATCTGTTATTGGTCTTATTGAGGGTATTGCAGAATCAACGGCCAGCCTGCTAAAGGTCTTTTCCGGCTGGTTTTCCGACAGAGTCGGAAATCGCAAGTGGCTTATGGCAGCCGGATATGCCATCTCAACACTAAGCAGGCCAATTGTTGCGCTTGCTACAGGTTGGCACCATGTGATGGGGTTTCGCATCATTGACAGGTTTGGTAAGGGAATACGTACTTCTCCCCGCGATGCAATTATAGCCGAATCCTCAGACAGCTCAAATCTCGGAAGAGCATTCAGTTTCCATCGCTCGATGGATACAATGGGAGCTGTTGTTGGGCCTGCTCTGGCTTTCTTTCTCCTTGGGTTGTTGTCTAACGATTACCGCAAAGTTTTCTGGATTTCGATGATACCCGGCGTGATAACAGTGCTCTTAATCATCTTTTTCATTACAGAAAAGAAAAAGCCAACAGCTTTAAGTGTAGAAAAACCTAAGCTGACCTTTAAACATTTTGACTGGAGGTTCAAGTATTTTACAACTATTGCTGCGCTGTTTGCCATCGGAAATTCCAGCGATGTGTTTCTGATACTAAGAGCACAGCAGGTTGGGGTTTCTACGGTTATGATCCCTGTTGTTTATCTCATATTCAATATCGTTTATTCTTTATCTGCAATTCCTGCAGGCATAGCTGCAGACAGGTTCGGCGCAAAGAGGGTTATCCTTATTGGCTTTGTGTTATTTGCCATACTTTACTACGGTTTTGCAATTGCAGAAAGCACAACTGCCATCTGGATTCTTTTCGCTTTCTACGGTCTTTTTATGGGACTTACGGAGGGGATACAGAAAGCGTTTCTTGCTACAATTATACCACAGGATTTTAAGGCTACAGCCTTTGGTGTCTATAACACTGTTGTCGGCCTTGCTATGCTTCCGGCAAGCCTGATAGGTGGCGGGTTATGGGATCACGTCTCTCCATCTGCCACGTTCTATTTCGGAGCAATAACGGCGGCACTGTCCTCTCTATTGTTTATTGCATTTATTTCTGCGATAAAAAAAGATGCTAAAAGGAGTGATATGTGTCAAAGAAATTAA